Genomic segment of Bdellovibrio sp. ArHS:
AGAGGGATTGGACCCGCAACCTTCGCACCAGTACGACGTGCTGTTTCGACGATTTCTTTCGTCGATTGATCAAGCAATTTATGATCGAATGCCTTCAATCTGATTCTAATCTTCTGACTTTGCATATGGACACTCTTCTTCTTTTTAAAGTATCGTAATTACTAGCAAATTTACTAAAATGCGCTTTAACCCCATCGAAAACTTGTCCCGAATTAGCCCTTGCGGCCTGCGATTTCACTCACGCGGGAGGTTTTTTGTAAGTTGTAGACGCTATGAGTGCGCGAGTATGCGCACTGTAAAACCCTTTGTCAAAGGGAAATTATTAATTTTTTAATATCTTCCCATTTTGTGGAGAATTTCGGTTTTTGCCTTGGCTGGCACCACTGCATATTCCAAAAATTCCATACTGAAACTTGCTCTTCCCTGACTCAGACTGCGCACATTGGTCGCATATCCGAACAGATTGGCCAATGGGGCCTCTGCAGAAATCACCTGACCACCACCGACTTTGGCGTTCATAGTGAGAATTTTTCCACGGCGGGCATTCAAATCCCCGACCACATTACCGACGAATTCGTCGGGACAAGTCACTTCCAACTTGAAGATAGGCTCTAGAAGCTCAACGGTGGCACTTCTTACAGCATCCCTGAAAGCCAGGGACGTCGCTGCCTTAAAGGCCATTTCGCTTGAGGCATCCGGACGCACTTCCACAGAATTTAAAGTCCCCTTAATACCGATCATAGAATAGCTCGCAAGAGGACCAACCTCGGCCGCCTCTTTAAAGCCATTTTCAACCGCCTTAAGGAAAGGAGCTGTAAATTCTTTAGACACAGAAACCTTGGACACAAACTGAATGCCGTCATGCTGAGAGATCGGCTCAATTGTTAGAGAAACTTTCGCGTATTGTTGCTCCCCAGCCACCTCTCGCTCGTACACATACTCGACCGTCGCCGAGGATGAGATACTTTCGCGATAAGACACCTGAGGGTTACCAACGTTCGCCTGCACCTTGTGCTCGCGCAAAAGGCGATCTACAAGAATCTCTAGATGAAGCTCTCCCATCCCTGAAAGAAGGATTTGTCCTGTTTCAGGATCCGTTTTTAAACGACAGGAAGGATCTTCTTTACCCAATTTTTCCAAGCCCTGAAGCATTTTTTCCTGATCAGCCGAGGATTTCGCCTCGATCGCCACGGAAATAACCGGTTCAGGGAAAGTGATCGATTCCAATACGACGGCATGAGATGTCTCGCAAAGAGTATCCCCTGTCGCCGTGAACTTAAGACCAACAACTGCGCCGATGTCGCCGGCCTTCAGACTGGCAATCTCTTCGCGAGAATTCGCGTGCATCTTAACTAATTTTTGGATGCGTTCTTTTTTCTCGGTACGAGGATTAAAAAGCTGGTCTCCCACTTTCACTTCGCCCGAATACACGCGGATGTATGTCAGGGTTCCGGCAAATGGATCGTTGGCAATTTTAAAAGCCAAGGCCGCTACATTCGCACTGAAATCTGTCTTACATACAATTTCTTTTTCTGGTTTTTGCGGATCATGACCGATCATATCCGGCACTTCGATAGGAGAAGGAAGATAGTCAATCACACCGTCTAGCAAGGGCTGAACGCCCTTATTCTTAAAGGCAGCTCCACAGAATACAGGGAACGCCTTCAAATCTAGCGTCCCCTTA
This window contains:
- a CDS encoding 30S ribosomal protein S10; its protein translation is MQSQKIRIRLKAFDHKLLDQSTKEIVETARRTGAKVAGPIPL
- the fusA gene encoding elongation factor G, translated to MSAKDPKVVADLKYTRNIGIMAHIDAGKTTTTERILYYTGKSHKIGEVHDGDATMDWMVQEQERGITITSAATMAFWKDHRINIIDTPGHVDFTIEVERSLRVLDGAIAVFDGVNGVEPQSETVWKQADKYKVPRICFVNKMDRVGADFVMSYGTIKDKLNANPIPVQVPIGMEDTFRGVVDLLENRAYMWDQSGMGDHFEVTDVPNDMKEEVSRFRTEVVEKIVEFEDELLEKYLNGEEITVAELKRALRKGTLDLKAFPVFCGAAFKNKGVQPLLDGVIDYLPSPIEVPDMIGHDPQKPEKEIVCKTDFSANVAALAFKIANDPFAGTLTYIRVYSGEVKVGDQLFNPRTEKKERIQKLVKMHANSREEIASLKAGDIGAVVGLKFTATGDTLCETSHAVVLESITFPEPVISVAIEAKSSADQEKMLQGLEKLGKEDPSCRLKTDPETGQILLSGMGELHLEILVDRLLREHKVQANVGNPQVSYRESISSSATVEYVYEREVAGEQQYAKVSLTIEPISQHDGIQFVSKVSVSKEFTAPFLKAVENGFKEAAEVGPLASYSMIGIKGTLNSVEVRPDASSEMAFKAATSLAFRDAVRSATVELLEPIFKLEVTCPDEFVGNVVGDLNARRGKILTMNAKVGGGQVISAEAPLANLFGYATNVRSLSQGRASFSMEFLEYAVVPAKAKTEILHKMGRY